The region AAGTTTTGGTAGCAAACCCCATCCCTTCTCCATAGCTCTCTGCCCTTGCCCTtttttaagcttagtgaattaaaatctagttgtttggctctttttgtctttattttaataaagtgtagtccggcctttcacaagccagaggcccccttccccctctggaaGGGACATAGATTTCTACTGTCTCAACctggctgagagccactgccctgtgctccctccctgcccagaacgCCTTTTTTGTGACCTGTTTCAAGACAGAActttcttcagctagcctccagaaggctgaagaaaactctgtgaccagattctcagcccagcttctctgagaaagggacacacacacacacacacacacacacacacacacacacacacacacacacacatttggtgccctcttctggcatgcaggtgtatatgcagagagaacactgtatacataataaataaataaatcctttaaaaaatatttatttattatgcatacagtgctctgcctacttatacacctgcaggccagaagagggcatcagatcacataatagatggctgtgagccaccatgtggttgctggaaattgaactcaggacctctggaagagcagtcagtgctcttaaaactCTGAGCCAATTTTCTAGcccaaataaataagtctttaggaaaaaaaaaaaaaaaaagagggccgggtgtggtggcacaaggctttaatcccagcactgtggaagcagaggcaggcagatcactgtgagttcaaggccagcttagtctacaaagcaagtccaggacagcaaaggctaacatagaaaccctgtcttgaaaaacaaaaacaaaaataaaaaaaggctggagagaatggcacagttaagagcactctttgctcttcctgaggccctgagttctgttcccagcaagcacatggtggctcacaaccatctgtaatgagatctgctgccttcttctggagggcaggcacacaggcaggcagaaaattgtatacataataaataaataattttttttttccaagacagggtttctgtgtttaggcatggctgtccgggactcactgtgtagatcaggctggcctcaaactcacctgcctctgcctcccaaatcctgggatttaaaggcatgtgtttaTCTCGCCCagtgctaaataaataaatcttaaaaaaaaaaaaaaaaaaaaaagcataattacAGGCAGTGgtgatatacacctttaatccgagcacttggaaggcagaggcagttagattcctgtgagttcgaggccaccctggtctacaaagcaagtctaggacagccaaggctacacagagaacccgtgtctcaaataataatgatgattatgatgataataataataataatagaaaaacaaaatcacaagaaCTGGAGAGAGCActagttcttccaaaggtcctgtgagTTTAATACTCAGCAATCAGattgtggctcacaatcatctctaataagatctggtgccctcttctggcatgcaggtgtacatgcaagcagaatattgtataataaatattttatttttattttttacttttttctagacagtgttttcctgtgtagccttgactgtcctggactcgctttgtagaccagcctggcctcgaactcacagcgatccatctgcctcttcctcctaagtgcaggaattaaaattgtttaaatttttctttctttcttttcttttttttttctttttggtttttcgagacagggtttctctgtgtagccttggccatcctggactcactttgtagaccaggctggcctcgaactcacagcgatccgcctgcctctgcctcccgagtgctgggattaaagacgtgcgccaccacgcccggctttcttttcttttttcttttttggtttttcgagacagggtttctctgtgtagccttggccatcttggactcactttgtagaccaggctggccttgaactcacagcgatccgcctgcctctgcctcccgagtgctgggattaaagatgtgcgccaccacgccggctctctttcttttcttttctttctttctctcttttttttttttgaaggcagggcttctctgtgcagtcttggctgtcctggacttgctctgtagaccaggctggcctcgaactcacagatttccacctgcctctgcctccctgagtactgggataacaggagtgtgccactgggcctggctaataaataaatctttgggaaaaaaaattacacacacacacacacacacacacacacacacacacacactcatggcaGGTAGGGTATGCATTGTAggtggtctttgctactttgtgggatCTTTTTCCCAAGCTTACTCTTGCCCCTGTTTTACCCACtttcactagataggagagaaagatggggggggtgggagagagagagagagaatctgaatctaatttctttcttgttttttctttgaacACAGCTGCTAACAAACCACAACTAACCTCCCTGAACCACCAGCAATCCCTAGCCCCACCTATTGAGGCTCTAGCCTTTATAGGCCCTCTGagaaattcccagaattccaaacatcacacaattgcatAAtctatttgcagctggcaaaaccatgtcTCTGCTACAgaatgaggcaaatcatagtcagctgctttggacagtccaaagcagccccatatccccacacctgggattaaaacaaaaacttaccctttattaatttttttgatttttttgttttgttttgttttgttttctgagacagggtttctctgtcctgtcctggaactaactctgtagaccaggctggtcttgaacttgcagaaatccttctgcctctgcctccccagtgctgagattaaaggtgtgcgccaccacggcccagctatagctctgtattttttgttttgttttgtttttgtttttcgaaacagggtttctctgtgtagtgttggctgtcctggactcactttgtagaccaggctggcctcgaacttaacagtgatccacctgcctctgcctcccaagtgctgggattaaaggcgtgtgccaccatgcccggctagctctgtatttttaaagatttatttatatattcattttatgtatatgagtactctatttgcagGTACATTtagtgcagaagagggcatcaaatcacattacagatggttgtgaaccatcatgtggttgctaggaattgaactcaggacctctggaagaccagaaagtggtcttaaccgctgagccatctctccagccctagttctctattttcttttttgtttttcgagacaaggtttctctgtgtagccttggctgttctagactttgctagttctctattttttttaaaccaatgctggttggtggtggcgcacgcctttaatcccagcacttgagatgcagaggcaggcagatcactgtgagtttgagtccagcctggtctacaaagagagtctaggacagccaaggctacacagagaaactcttaaaaaaaaaaaaaattgaagtcaggaatggtggcacatgcctttaatcccagcactcgggaggcagaggcagttggattgctgtgagttcaagcccagcctggtctacaaagcgagtccaggagagccaaggctacacagggaaatcctgtcttgtaacaataacaacaaccccccccactccgccagaaaaaaaacaaaattaaaaatttagaaaagtgAGAAAAGTCACAACATGCAGTTTCTAGTTTAAAccgtttttgtgtgtgtgtgtgagattcagAAGGAACTGTACCTTTTAAGAGTGGCttccttgggctggagaaatggcagaggtcctgagttcaattcccagcagccatatagtgacttataaccatctataacttggtctgatgccctcttctggcctgcaggtttatATGCACAAAGagcatgtatacataaaataaataaatcttgtgctGGAGTGCtgattcagaggttaagggcactgactgctcttccagaggttctgagttcaattcccagcaaccacatggtggctcacaaccatctaacgtgatctgataccctcttctggcctgcaggtgtacatgcatacagaacactgtatacataatggtaaataaatctttaaaaaaaaaaaaaaaaaaaagaggctgggcatggtggcacatgcccttaatcccagcactctggaggcagaggcaggaggatcgctgtgagttcgacgccagcctggtctacaaagtgtatccaggacagctaaggctacacagagagaccttgtttcaaaacaaacaaacaaaaaaacaaaacaaaataataaaataaaatgaaaaaaaaatttaagtggctTGTTTACCTTGTCCCAGCTCTTTAAGGAAGACCTTCTGTGCCCCAAAAGTGGGCAACAGGGACTCAGAAGTGTGAGGCTGGCCCAATAGTTGGGTTCTGCCAGAAGGACCCATCTATAGCCAACTTTTAGCCTTAGCCTGGCAGGGCAGGcttctcatctttcttctcaAAGTTCTCACTTGGGAAGATTTGATCAGGAAAACTGGCCTTGGAAGACAAAAGCTTCCTGACCTAAAGCTCAgacttcttgttttttgagacagggtttctctgtgtagccttggctgttctggactcactttgtagaccaggctgatctcaaactcacagagatcctcctgcctctgcctcccaagtgctgggattaaaggtgtgcgccaccattgcccggctagacttttctttccttccttccttccttccattctttttcttccctttctttctaagTTTATATATGCGTGCCTGTCGCAGGGTGAGATGACAACTTGTGAGTGTAACTTTCTTTTCTCAATTTGGGTTCTGGAATGGAGCTCAGGCTGTCATGCATGGTCACATGTGCCTTTACTGGCTAAACTGTCTCGATGGTCTGTCCCGGGGATAGAGAGACAAAATGGGTCTGAGAACGCAGTCTTCATCAGTACCCAAGGGCATGAGTTAATGCTCCAGGGGTTTGGGCAGATTCAGGCCCAAGGCAGGTGAGCTGTGGtaacacaggcctttaatcccagcactgcagactctctgagttcaaggccagccaagccaaggctacacagagaaaccgtgtctcaaataAACCAAATATAAAAATGGGGATGAAGAAAGGAGGTCTCTAGAGCCTGGTGTAGAGgaatacttttgttgttgttgttatgttttgttgagacagtgtttctgtgtagccctagctgtcctggaacttgctctatggaccaggctgacctcaaactcagagagacccacctgcctctgactcttcttcttcttttggtttttcgagacaggggtctctgtgtatccttggctgtcctggactcactttttagaccaaggtggcctcgaactcacagagatccgcctggctctgcctctcgagtgctgggactgagggtgtgcgccaccaccgcctggctctgcctctgtcctgctgggataaaaggcgtgaaGCACCacaactctggaggcagaaggacctctgcgagttcacagccagcctacATAGAGAGgcccaggatagccatggctatatagagaaacttcgcaaaaagaaaaaaagaagtatgttTCCAGATATGGCCGCAGTCACCAGTCCCCCAGACAGGTCGCCCACCTTTCCCAGGCCAGCCAAACATAGGAGTCATTAGCTCCATCACGACTACGGACCTCTGGTGTCGAAAGCTAGGAAACTACATTTTGAACCTCCAGCCATAGAACTAACCCACGTGCAAGCAGAAAAGCTAGACGGGAGGAGCACTTCCGGCAGTGATGCATCATGGGACTTGCAGTTTGCCTGGATAGTTACACGGCCGGGCGGAGACTTCTGCAGTGCATGTTGGGAGCCGTGTCGCCGCGTTGCATGCTGGGAATGAGAGGCATTAAGAGGGGATTGAAAGCTCCTTGGGGGTCCTTCCTTCGTGCCTTCAGCGATTTCGGGGAACTCTCGCCCACGTTGCACAAGTGCCTGGCACTTGAACCAACCAACCCCTTGTGTTTGTTGTGAGGGAAAACCTGACTTAGGGGCAATGGCTTCCTTCCGGCGCGCCCTTTTCGTCAATGGGAGGCGCCCCCGTGCGGCGCCGTGCGCGTCCCGGGGTCTTCTGGGTAGCCGTTTACCCCCGCCCACTGCGTCCCAGTCTTCCTTTCGCTGCTCGACGCCGCTGAGGTCGCACGCGTGAGGCTCGTCCGCCGCTGCCAAGTAAGTTGGGTGTCCGCCTGAGCGGCAACCAGGGTTCGGGACTGAGGGGCGGGGGTCGATGGGTGTACGGCTTTTCATGGTCGGAGGCCTCGGGCCTCACGTGGCCTCACTTACTGGCtaaggtggaggaggggaagcaGCAGGCCTCTGGGTAACGCCACCGCCATGCCTTCCCTCCCGTCCCATGCAGCATGCGTTACGTTGCCTCTTACCTGCTGGCCGCCCTCGGGGGCAACTCCTCTCCTAGCGCCAAAGACATCAAGAAGATTCTAGACAGCGTGGGCATCGAGGCGGACGATGACCGGCTCAACAAGGTAGCCTGCTGCTTACCTGGACCCTGTGGGTCCAAATGCCGATCAACGGGGACCCTTATCCTGTTATATGCGGGGCTTACCTTTAGGGCTAATATAGGTGAGCCTGTtgaaaaagatggaggaaggaggccGACCCGtgtctgaagaagaaaaaacacaacaaaatagtAGTCCGGACCTTTAGCAATGACCTGGCTCTTCGCTCCCTACAGTACCTCTGGAAAGGGGTTTTCCGCTCCCTCTAGGCTCCGCAGGGATTAAAAACTAAACTGAGTCGCAAGCCTCAGAACTTTAGCATCTAAAACTTTACGTTACCAACATATTTGTGTGTAATGGCTAGTTGCTGGGTGTATAGTGTAGACCTAGAAGCTTCGCAATGTCTTTACTGTTTTGTGCTAGGGTTATGATGCTGACCTCTACCTATGGTTGTCTGCTGCAGGTTATCAGTGAGCTGAATGGAAAAAACATTGAGGATGTCATTGCTCAGGGTGAGTTCGTTTAGGGGGGATTTTACATGGTTATGGTCCATCCTAATACCTGCTGGTCAGTCAGTGATCTGCCGGGCTTCGCTTGTGGACCAGAGCATCCTAGAAGCCATGCCAGAGTTGAGCAAGGCCCCTTTAGGGCTTTGGCCAGTGGCGCTTCTGAACACGCTCAGAAGCTGGCAATGGGAGCCCCTGTGgcgcccctccccctctttttttttcctaccaagaTGTGAAAGTCTAATCTGAGCAGGGACTGTGGGTCTTAAAAATTGGTACAGGCTCTTACCTCTTGCTAGACGTGTGTTTCTGATGCCACCACAATTGGACTTAAATGCAATTTGAGCAATAGTGCCCTAATCCTGTGCATATGACAAGCAAAACCAGCTTAGCAAATGGTCTGCTTTGTAAGCTCACCCCTGTGGCAAAAGATCCTGGAATTTAGGGCAAACAAGATAAAcatgttcgttttgtttttattttgttatttgggggggggggttgatacAGGGTTTTCTCTGaagtcttgcctgtcctgaactcactttgtagaccaggctggcctctgcctccccgagtgctggaattagggCATGCATCAGGCTTGGCTCACATGTTTCGGTTCCCAActcccacagggtttctctgtagctgtcctgtcctgtccttgaAATTGGGTGATCTgcctggctcccaagtgctgggattgaaggcatgcaccactgcgcccaaTGACACATCGttagtatttgttttttgagacagggtttctctgtgtagctctggctgttctggactctggaccaggctggcttattACTCAAGAAATTCTACCACCTCTGTCTCtggtctcccgagtgctggaattaaagcagtATATCACTTTGCTTGGCtccattctgaaaaaaaattttttttaaagacagggtttctccatagcctggctggcctcaaactcacagcagtcagcctgcctcttctctgcctcttcctcctgagtgctgggattaaagatgtagctaaagccgggcgtggtggcgcatgcctttaatcccagcactcgggaggcagaggcaggcggatcgctgtgagttcgaggccagcctggtctacaaagtgagtccaggatggccaaggctacacagagaaactctgtctcgaaaaaaaaaccaaaaaaaaaaaaaaaaaagatgtagctaaaaagttttttgttttctttttcatgacagttttctctgtatccttgactgtcctgactctgtagaccaggctggccgcaaactcaaacttctctgcatcttgagtgctgggattataaaagttttgttggtttggtttttcaagacaaagtttctctgtgtatccttgaatgttctagactcactttgtagaccaggctggccttgaactcagatgcctgcctctgcctcccgagtgctgggattaaaggcgtgtaccaccacacctggtttataaaagattttttatgctgggcatggtggcgtatgcctttaatcccagcgctccggaggcagaggcaggcagatcactgagttcgaggccagcctggtctacaaagtgagtccaggacagccaaggctaacacagaaaccctgtctcaaaaaaccaaaaaaaaaaagaaaaaagtttaaaacttactttgttttgttttttgagacaaggtttctttgtgacAGCCGTAGCTGTCCTAAAacctgatttgtagaccaggctggccttgagtttacagagatcctcctgacccCTGAgtactaggactaaaggtgtgtgcgccCACATCCAacctagttttatttatttggggcagggtttctctgagtagctatgcctgtcctggaactcactgtgtaggctaAATTGGcatagaactcaagagatcctgctggggttaaaggtgtgtcaaACTCCTGGCTTGTCCATCTTAAGGTGGAGGTTATAGTGGTGCTACTTTCTAGAAACCAACTTCCTTTTTTGTAACCTTGACTGCCCTGGGTTTGCTTtgtatttgtagaccaggctggcctcaatgaatagcaatccacctgcctctgctttccaagtgctgggattaaagacctgtaccaccactgcccagtttagaAATCAACTACTTAATGAGTCAGGATAGGGGAAAAGAAAGTTCTAAAAAGCACTATGATGTTCCTGGGTGTGTTTAAGGTGGCCTCTTGTTTTAGAGTGAAACAGTGGTGGTGAGCCACTGGTAAAATGCCACTGGGGTGGTCACTCTACCCCTATGgaacattttgttcatttgtttctccagacagggtttctcttttcctGGACTCCACTGGTGTATATTGATGCTAATTATTGTTTACTGTCTCCGtgacttttgcttaataaaaagccatcccacctgggcagggcaaaagaggtaggtggggctaggagagagagaagttctggggagaagaagggagacctgagggaagagaggaaggctgccatgggttagatggaagggAAAcgcatggctggcgtggatggagaatctggcccaggtgacgaacatgagcaagtatatgggtttatagatgagaggtagcttgatagaagttattagaagcagatggcatgagattgagacagggatcccatgcctgaggccctactatggaaagtagttagagattgatatctgccctgccccaggttaaggctattttaaactataacaaGTGTGTATGTCTTGATTCCTAGctgggcctatagataatacatgtaatttaaaaacaatactccACTGCTCCTGGCAGAACAGCTTTTTTGTCTGGCCTGCACCCCTACCCCCCTTTTCTGGTCTCACGTCCTTTCTGTTTGATGTAGGTGTTGGCAAGCTCGCCAGTGTGCCTGCTGGTGGGGCTGTAGCTGTTTCTGCTGCCCCTGGCTCAGCAGCTCCTGCTGCTGGTTCTGCCCCTGCTGCAGGTAAGTAGAGGTCTGATACATGGATGATGATCAAAGGGGATTGGTACTCAAGATTTACTGTTGGCTGGGTTCCCAGGTCAACCTGGATGAGTTGTTGGGCAGTGCTTACTATGGTATTCTTCCAcagcagaggagaagaaagatgagaagaaggaggagtcCGAAGAGTCAGATGATGACATGGGATTTGGCTTGTTTGATTAAATTCTTGCTCCCCtgcaaataaaacctttctatGTATTATGTATCTTGAGTGGTCTCAGCACCTGATACCCTGTGCCCACAACCAAGGCTCTACCCAGATGACCAAATTATGTTGGGTGAATGGGGTGGAACAAGACTTCCAAGGGCCTTGGTTTCAGAGAACTGTCAGGTCCTGTGAGATAAATCCTCACAGTTTTCATAGAACATTCTGGGGAAACCGGTATGAGGAATGTAAGCCTGAGTTGAGATGCTGTTTGAGTAATTTCATAGGCTCTGCTGTAAGGAAAGTGGTTCCTGGGGCCTCTTGGTTCGTAGATGAAGGTCCCTTTTAAGCTCAGCTTGAGGGTAGGGATGCCCCTAAGTTTCCTTGTAAGCATTGTGGGGTGAGGGTATTGATAGCTTAAACTTTTTAGAGTGTCCTTGCTATCTAATGGCCAGTTCTGAGGTGAGCTACAGGTAAATATGGGACAAAGTGCAGAAGAGTCTCAGAAAGGTCCAGGGCTCTGGACACAGCTCAGTTCTATCTAGTCTGGACTTTAGGGGGCCTGTGCTACGTAAGGTTCTCATGGGAATTGTCCAGCCTCAGGATTCCGAGAAAGGCCAGCCCTGTTCTTGGCACTGGTGTCTCCCAGGGGCCTGAAGGGAAGTGTACCCAAACAGCCTGACCCTCTGTGGAAATAAGAGCAGAGGTCCTACAGAGCTGGAGCAGTGCTGTCCCTCAGACCTATTACTGGAATAAAATTGTGGAAAGACCTTAGGTTCTTGGTTTCTTCTGTGAGCACTGTGATGAACCCAGGAGTTAGTGGCTGACTCTGAGGACTTGCTCCAACTGGATCATGCCTCTATACTCCTGGTCATATCAATCAGGCTATACCCTCAACTTGAGAACGTTTGTCCTCAGGCTCACCATGTGGTCCAAGCCGTTATGGAACAAATTTACCCAGCATAAAAGACCTTTAAAGGTTAATCTGtgagctggccagtggtggctcacccctctgatcccagcactggaggttAGGTAGGTGTTCCGTGGATTGGGAGGTAGcacagtggcagagtgcttgcctgataGCTAGGGCACCTGGTTCAAGCCCCCAGAATATCCAGCATTGCTAAAAAGTCATGTGGGAATTGAGTGCTCTTATCAGGGGACTGTAGTTAAGATCCCTGCATCtgttaggtggctcacaaatacctgtaactccaaaAACAAGATACTGGACCCCTTTGATTTCTGGGTACCTACACAATACAAGTAAGCTCTGTGTTGTccacttgggaagtagaagcaggaaggcctcggagttccaggatagctacaACAGCAAGGACTccccaaaacaaaattatgtCCCATCTCCCCTTGCCCACCCTTGGGTCCTTAATCTCAGTTTATCTCAGTCTACAGGCACCCTACCTTTTGATTTCTAGTTGGAGTATTTTAGATGTATTTCTTGCACCTGTTCCTACAGTTAGTTTGCTGAGTGTGAAATGGCTGTCACAAGATGGGTCATCCTGGCTTCAGAGAAATGTCTTCAGTATCTCTTATGTCTGCCCTAGAGCCACACTTCTCAATTCCATGTTTCTTGCTTCACTCCCAACTTAGTCCTTGCCCATGGGACCACTAGAGGGATTTTTAAACCAGCCTGGCCACCCATTCGCCCCACCCTCGCTCTGCTGGTGCACATTTCCTTCTCTGGATGGCTGATACCCAGGGTTTTTCAACATAACTGACCAGACCATCTGCCAAAGAACTGTACACCCTTTTCTAAGAAGTCTTCACAAACAAAACGGCTAATAAACTGTGCCTCAGTCCCAGCCGCATGACATGTCTGCGGACCCCTGGAGTGTTTTCTACACCCTTCTCCAGCTGCAGGCATGCATGGTGTATCTTTTAAAAGTGCTTAAATTAGGAACCtctaatccagcacttgggacatgGGAGGCAGGTTCTGAACATAGGACTGAAGTCCATAGATAAATATACAAGCACATCCTTTACCTTACAACTATAATTAGTTTATTTGTAGATTAATCAGCTTCAAAGTGCACCCAGGTCACATATACAGCTACTGCTCAGGcactttgtttttttccccttctgcgagacaagggtttctctgtgtagccctgggtgtcttggacttgctctgtagaccaggtgacCTCCgaactcagcctgcctctgccttcctagtgctgggattaaaggcgtgcgccagcaccaCCAGACACTTGAGCACAGTTCTAAGACCCGCACCTGCCTCTTAAGTACCTTAACTATTATTACTGGTCTtgaaattctttgtgtgtgtcaaGGCTTGCATCACCTGAGTAAGAGTCACTTGCTCAGAGATCTTCAAGCTGAATCATTGGCAATAGTTATATTTCTGCTGTTGTGACAGATCTAGAGCTGAGCTTACGG is a window of Acomys russatus chromosome 5, mAcoRus1.1, whole genome shotgun sequence DNA encoding:
- the Rplp2 gene encoding 60S acidic ribosomal protein P2 isoform X2, with product MRYVASYLLAALGGNSSPSAKDIKKILDSVGIEADDDRLNKVISELNGKNIEDVIAQGVGKLASVPAGGAVAVSAAPGSAAPAAGSAPAAEEKKDEKKEESEESDDDMGFGLFD
- the Rplp2 gene encoding 60S acidic ribosomal protein P2 isoform X1; translated protein: MRYVASYLLAALGGNSSPSAKDIKKILDSVGIEADDDRLNKVISELNGKNIEDVIAQGVGKLASVPAGGAVAVSAAPGSAAPAAGSAPAAAEEKKDEKKEESEESDDDMGFGLFD